A section of the Rhizobium sp. Pop5 genome encodes:
- a CDS encoding Ig-like domain-containing protein — MAVHATDDTATFLETDVISGNLLTNDTSDGNLFLRAFDQQSVGAKQGNNQVTAIQGDYGTFYVKPDGSYTYVLSAAAKIGFTNGETLTEKVSYKISDGAGHTDFGLFTLNIQGVTQVKPIAVDDHFSFNEGDLISGNALANDIPGDNGKLFLRQFDGVNVNGNNGAITDIAGTYGTFHVKANGEFTYELTSDIAPGDHVTETVQYYKISDGQGHTDVGVLTLNVTGTDVVSGASV; from the coding sequence ATGGCCGTTCACGCAACCGACGATACTGCGACATTTCTAGAAACAGACGTTATCTCAGGGAACCTGCTGACCAACGATACATCCGACGGAAATCTGTTCCTGCGCGCCTTCGACCAGCAGAGCGTCGGCGCCAAGCAGGGCAACAATCAGGTCACCGCAATCCAGGGTGATTATGGCACGTTCTACGTCAAGCCGGACGGCAGCTACACCTATGTTCTCAGTGCGGCAGCAAAGATCGGTTTCACCAACGGCGAAACGCTGACTGAAAAAGTCTCCTACAAGATCTCCGACGGTGCCGGACATACCGATTTCGGCCTGTTCACGCTGAACATTCAGGGCGTAACCCAGGTTAAGCCGATCGCTGTCGACGACCACTTCAGCTTCAACGAAGGCGACCTCATCAGCGGCAACGCGCTCGCTAACGACATTCCCGGCGACAACGGCAAGCTCTTCCTCCGCCAGTTCGATGGCGTCAACGTCAATGGGAACAACGGCGCAATCACCGACATTGCCGGCACTTATGGCACGTTCCACGTCAAGGCGAACGGCGAATTCACCTATGAGCTGACCTCGGATATCGCTCCGGGTGATCATGTCACGGAAACCGTTCAGTACTACAAGATTTCCGATGGCCAAGGTCACACGGACGTAGGTGTTCTGACGCTCAACGTCACCGGCACGGACGTCGTTTCCGGCGCCAGCGTCTAA
- a CDS encoding type I secretion system permease/ATPase produces MFQSSAADVSEPSKALRKCKGGLVFIGIASALINILYLTSSFFMLEVYDRVIPSKSIPTLAALAILALTLYAFQGAFEVLRSRMLVRVAGALDETMNGRVFRAIIKAPLKVKIGGDGLQPLRDFDQIRTFLSGMGPTAMFDLPWLPFYIVICFMFHPAIGYIAIGGSLILAILTFLTNQGTRTLSKKQSDAGNMRNAFAQTSIRNSEVIHAMGMAGTMAEIWDRKNEEYRTITRQASDVGNGYATLSKIFRIALQSGTLATGAILVIQGQASSGIIIAGSILTSRALAPVEAAIGNWRGFVSAQQSWARLSNLLKTIPEIPAPLALAAPSKQVTVEGLASGPPAGQRLVISDVSFGLRAGSALGVIGYSASGKSSLARAMMGIWPSFRGSIRLDGAALDQWDIDALGRHIGYLPQDVELFSGTVAQNICRFAKDMSPEAVVSAARAARVHDLILRLPNGYETEIGDGGASLSAGQRQRIALARALYGEPFLVVLDEPNSNLDEEGERALSAAIMSVRARGGIVVVIAHRSGVLAVCDFVLMMQDGRMIAFGPKEEVMARVSRPEAARTPIADRVAQLKVVVDGINAAE; encoded by the coding sequence GTGTTTCAGAGTTCAGCAGCTGATGTCAGCGAGCCGTCCAAAGCCTTGCGGAAATGTAAAGGTGGTCTTGTATTTATCGGTATAGCAAGCGCGCTTATCAATATCCTCTATCTCACGAGCTCGTTTTTCATGCTCGAGGTATATGATCGTGTCATTCCCAGCAAAAGCATACCGACGCTGGCCGCCTTGGCGATACTGGCGCTCACTCTTTACGCCTTCCAGGGCGCGTTCGAAGTCCTGCGCAGCAGGATGCTTGTGCGCGTTGCCGGCGCGCTCGACGAGACGATGAACGGGCGTGTGTTCCGGGCGATCATCAAGGCGCCGCTGAAGGTCAAGATCGGCGGCGACGGGCTTCAGCCACTCCGCGACTTCGATCAGATCAGAACCTTCCTGTCCGGTATGGGCCCGACGGCGATGTTCGATCTGCCTTGGCTGCCCTTCTATATCGTGATCTGTTTCATGTTCCATCCGGCGATCGGCTATATCGCGATCGGTGGATCGCTGATCCTCGCCATCCTGACGTTCCTCACCAACCAGGGAACGCGGACGCTTTCAAAAAAGCAGTCCGACGCCGGCAACATGCGGAATGCCTTTGCCCAGACTTCGATCCGCAACTCCGAAGTCATCCATGCGATGGGCATGGCCGGCACGATGGCGGAGATCTGGGATCGAAAGAACGAGGAGTACCGCACGATCACCCGGCAGGCCTCGGATGTCGGTAACGGATATGCGACCCTGTCGAAGATCTTCCGCATCGCCCTGCAATCGGGGACGCTTGCGACCGGCGCCATCCTGGTCATTCAGGGACAGGCCTCCTCGGGCATCATCATTGCCGGTTCCATCCTGACGTCCCGCGCTCTGGCGCCCGTGGAAGCAGCGATCGGAAATTGGCGCGGTTTCGTTTCCGCACAGCAAAGCTGGGCGCGGCTTTCCAATCTGCTGAAAACCATTCCGGAAATTCCAGCTCCGCTTGCGCTTGCGGCTCCGTCCAAGCAGGTCACCGTCGAGGGGCTGGCAAGCGGCCCGCCGGCAGGCCAGCGCCTGGTCATTTCCGATGTCAGCTTCGGCTTGAGGGCAGGGAGCGCGCTCGGGGTCATCGGTTACAGCGCCTCTGGCAAGTCTTCATTGGCGCGTGCGATGATGGGCATTTGGCCGTCCTTCAGAGGTTCCATTCGCCTTGACGGCGCAGCGCTCGACCAGTGGGATATAGACGCGCTCGGCCGGCATATCGGCTATCTCCCGCAGGACGTGGAGCTCTTCTCAGGCACCGTCGCGCAGAATATCTGTCGCTTCGCCAAGGACATGTCACCCGAGGCGGTGGTTTCCGCAGCAAGGGCGGCGCGCGTTCATGATCTCATTCTGCGTCTGCCGAACGGCTACGAAACTGAAATCGGCGACGGGGGAGCATCGCTCTCGGCCGGCCAGAGACAACGTATCGCGCTTGCACGGGCGCTTTACGGCGAGCCCTTCCTTGTCGTGCTCGACGAACCGAACTCCAATCTCGACGAAGAGGGCGAACGGGCGCTGAGTGCGGCAATCATGAGCGTGCGCGCACGCGGGGGCATCGTCGTTGTCATCGCACATCGGTCCGGCGTTCTGGCGGTGTGCGATTTCGTCCTGATGATGCAGGACGGCCGGATGATCGCATTCGGTCCCAAGGAGGAAGTGATGGCGCGGGTCAGCCGCCCGGAAGCGGCCCGCACTCCCATTGCCGACCGTGTAGCTCAGCTCAAGGTCGTGGTTGACGGCATTAATGCGGCCGAATAG
- a CDS encoding SGNH/GDSL hydrolase family protein translates to MTGLRLWRAMPIERRLANGLLLFLVCLVTFSAPKGGYAENLPPLKIVAFGTSLTARGGWQPALEKDLAACLQRPVNVVSVAKSGETTIWALTQIDRVVAEQPDIILIELYANDATLQRFVSLSRSRQDIGEILDQLRQRVPRARIIVMAMNPFSGLRGLIRPFVESYISAHQAEAQQRGLEFVDHRPNWERLPAAELAAAIPDGAHPLPDTASRIIVPELVKHIAGGDCGG, encoded by the coding sequence ATGACAGGTTTGCGGCTTTGGCGAGCGATGCCCATTGAGAGACGGCTGGCGAATGGACTGTTGCTGTTTTTGGTGTGCCTCGTGACGTTCTCGGCGCCGAAAGGCGGTTATGCCGAAAATCTTCCGCCGTTGAAAATCGTGGCGTTCGGGACGTCCTTGACGGCTCGCGGAGGCTGGCAGCCCGCACTCGAGAAGGATCTGGCAGCCTGCCTTCAGCGGCCGGTGAACGTCGTGAGCGTTGCAAAAAGCGGTGAGACGACCATATGGGCCTTGACCCAAATCGATCGCGTCGTCGCCGAGCAGCCCGACATCATCCTGATCGAGCTTTACGCCAATGACGCAACTTTGCAGCGGTTCGTATCGCTTTCGCGAAGCCGGCAGGATATCGGTGAGATCCTCGATCAGCTCCGGCAGCGCGTGCCGCGGGCGCGGATTATCGTCATGGCGATGAATCCGTTTTCAGGGCTGCGCGGCCTGATCCGTCCCTTTGTCGAAAGCTACATCTCGGCCCATCAGGCGGAAGCACAGCAACGTGGCCTGGAATTCGTCGATCACCGTCCCAACTGGGAACGTCTGCCGGCAGCGGAACTCGCGGCGGCAATTCCCGACGGTGCGCATCCCCTGCCGGACACCGCTTCCAGGATCATCGTGCCGGAACTTGTCAAACATATCGCCGGCGGCGATTGCGGCGGATGA
- a CDS encoding glucuronosyltransferase, with the protein MAEKKLKVLAASSGGGHWEQLMAMRGAFEGCDIVFATTIPGLLAKYNIRGGLVLPDCSRDSITMSIRCFFSAFYIVIKHRPDVVISTGAAPGLFCLLAGKLTGKRTIWIDSVANVEKLSLSGKLAGHIATLWLTQWQHLSRPDGPHYAGAVL; encoded by the coding sequence ATGGCTGAGAAAAAATTGAAAGTTCTCGCGGCCTCCTCCGGAGGCGGCCATTGGGAACAGCTGATGGCCATGCGCGGCGCGTTCGAAGGCTGCGATATCGTCTTTGCAACGACCATCCCTGGGCTGCTTGCCAAATACAACATTCGGGGCGGGCTCGTCCTTCCCGATTGCAGCCGCGACTCGATTACCATGTCGATCCGGTGCTTTTTCAGCGCCTTCTATATCGTCATCAAGCACAGGCCCGATGTTGTCATCTCGACTGGTGCCGCGCCCGGGCTCTTTTGCCTGCTCGCCGGCAAATTGACGGGCAAGCGGACGATCTGGATCGACAGCGTTGCCAATGTCGAGAAGCTGTCCCTGTCGGGCAAACTGGCCGGTCATATTGCAACGCTCTGGCTCACGCAGTGGCAACATCTCTCGCGGCCGGATGGCCCGCATTATGCAGGAGCGGTCCTTTGA
- a CDS encoding glycosyltransferase — MILVTVGTQLPFDRLVKAVDTFARDLTRPVLAQIGKGTYTPQNMKWIKNIEPADFDSVFRDASVIVSHAGIGTVLTAKRFGKPIILVPRKAALGEHRNDHQLATVSQLVGRPGIYVANTDDELKNYLLEELDSPSHEDPSELGRTSLVNYLKGYLAAG, encoded by the coding sequence TTGATCCTCGTCACCGTCGGAACGCAGCTGCCGTTCGATCGCCTCGTCAAGGCCGTCGACACCTTTGCAAGGGATTTGACCAGACCGGTTCTGGCCCAGATCGGCAAGGGCACCTACACGCCCCAGAACATGAAATGGATCAAGAATATCGAGCCTGCGGATTTCGATAGCGTCTTTCGCGACGCGTCGGTTATCGTCTCTCATGCGGGGATCGGCACTGTCCTCACGGCAAAACGTTTCGGCAAACCGATCATTCTCGTTCCGAGGAAGGCGGCCCTCGGCGAGCACCGAAACGATCATCAGCTCGCCACGGTGAGCCAACTCGTGGGCCGGCCCGGCATCTATGTTGCCAATACCGATGACGAACTCAAAAACTATCTTCTCGAGGAACTGGATAGTCCCTCTCACGAAGATCCGTCCGAGCTCGGACGCACGTCGCTTGTCAATTACCTGAAAGGCTATCTCGCGGCCGGCTGA
- a CDS encoding right-handed parallel beta-helix repeat-containing protein: MTVYYVNSATGSDRNSGISEGSAFATLSAVESLRLNPGDKVLLAAGSVFNEQFDLKYSGSIVAPITIGSYGIGDAPVIHSSSDGIHGSKASNIVIENIKISDTGGNAIYAGNVSNWTVRNVEVTNTGLSGNPGSVSFQNSQNITIENSRLTGVHADGIWMDKVNGVKLVNNTVTNSQGGTADAIQLNDSSNILVKDNHLEQTETNSAKGVLVLIRAQNAVVEGNTLIGGGFGLSAQAGTNIAIHDNDISGYGGYSWSYGIGLGDQGNAKNYDVSGNYVHGGVYGVLVSAVGYPNYLRENIDIHDNVFEGLSSSALKVDRAASGSFHDNIIDSVVPTLTMPAAIAAQNTFSVSDNKSLQQAQAELDNHANPAPHVEVPAQPQTSTPAPTGEAHVTSPPSVPVPTIAAVHDSLKISADTGRAYHGNLLENDSAANGTLLLRRFGDVAMDKHGLTLTGKYGVIHVESDGDYSYTVDAAKLHGLSGKVSESFQYKISDGASHMDSDNLSIAINVDAFHASHLSHLLA; encoded by the coding sequence ATGACCGTCTACTATGTGAATTCAGCGACAGGGTCCGACCGTAATAGCGGAATCAGCGAGGGTTCCGCTTTTGCGACGTTGTCTGCCGTGGAATCACTGAGGCTGAACCCCGGTGACAAGGTGCTGCTTGCCGCCGGAAGCGTGTTCAACGAGCAGTTCGACTTGAAATATTCGGGCAGTATCGTCGCGCCGATCACCATCGGGAGTTATGGCATTGGCGATGCCCCGGTCATTCACAGCAGCAGCGATGGTATCCATGGTTCCAAAGCGTCGAATATCGTCATCGAAAACATCAAGATCTCCGATACCGGCGGCAATGCGATATATGCGGGCAATGTTTCGAACTGGACGGTCCGCAACGTCGAAGTGACGAATACCGGCCTTTCGGGAAACCCCGGTTCAGTCAGCTTTCAAAACAGCCAGAACATCACGATCGAGAACAGCAGGCTGACCGGCGTGCATGCCGACGGCATCTGGATGGATAAGGTCAACGGCGTCAAGCTCGTCAACAATACCGTCACCAACAGCCAGGGCGGTACGGCAGACGCCATCCAGCTCAACGACAGCAGCAATATCCTGGTCAAGGACAATCATCTGGAACAGACGGAGACGAACAGTGCCAAGGGTGTGCTGGTGCTGATCCGAGCTCAGAATGCCGTAGTCGAGGGCAACACGCTGATCGGCGGCGGCTTCGGGCTGAGCGCCCAGGCGGGCACGAATATCGCTATCCATGACAACGATATTTCAGGGTATGGCGGGTATAGCTGGTCCTATGGCATTGGCCTTGGCGATCAAGGTAATGCGAAGAACTACGATGTCAGCGGAAATTATGTGCATGGCGGTGTGTACGGGGTGCTGGTCAGTGCCGTCGGCTATCCGAATTATCTCCGCGAGAATATCGATATCCACGACAACGTCTTCGAGGGCCTGTCCTCGTCGGCGCTGAAGGTGGACAGGGCCGCTTCAGGCTCCTTCCACGACAATATCATAGACAGCGTGGTGCCGACACTGACGATGCCCGCCGCAATCGCCGCTCAGAACACGTTCTCCGTCAGCGACAACAAGTCGTTGCAGCAGGCGCAGGCCGAACTCGACAATCACGCAAACCCCGCGCCGCATGTCGAGGTGCCTGCGCAGCCGCAGACAAGCACTCCGGCGCCGACTGGCGAGGCTCACGTCACATCTCCGCCTTCAGTTCCCGTTCCGACGATTGCCGCAGTCCATGACAGTCTGAAGATCTCGGCCGACACGGGCCGCGCCTATCATGGCAATCTTCTCGAAAACGACAGCGCGGCCAATGGCACCTTGCTGCTGCGCCGCTTCGGTGACGTTGCGATGGATAAGCACGGCCTGACGCTGACGGGGAAATACGGCGTCATCCACGTGGAAAGCGACGGCGACTACAGCTACACGGTCGATGCTGCGAAACTCCATGGTCTCAGCGGAAAGGTCAGCGAGTCCTTCCAGTACAAGATCTCCGACGGCGCTTCGCACATGGACTCGGATAACTTGAGCATCGCCATCAATGTGGATGCATTCCACGCCAGCCATCTCTCACACCTCCTGGCGTGA
- a CDS encoding O-antigen ligase, whose translation MSYGPSYAPDGEIDLTQYAARPRRGIKKETLVRGLLTVMLYVTLLRATAMWYGYPSVFDEDAAVDPLPQKLMLYSLIPMIGLYFFLEPNRFLSYFRRIPVLVIVVAGFSLISIALSISFGASARGIAAVAILTIGPLLYRHRYGSVETFRLLQNFAIVAAFANVLYIIAFPRFAIMGGSYAGMVKGLFYHKNTMGQFFAVAFIVVISIGLPPSRLRYRTLFRWAALLLMLLLVAVSRSSTAVVMLAMGLATLAGLKMMFKIGNSGVRSFFLLFLCLVLGFMGASAYLGAAQLIADAFGKDLTFSGRTNIWEQLIPLIYANPIFGYGFALFRQPDIMEQFVHVTFDARSTHNTYLELALNIGVPGTVAWVVFLFKRLGQRITTVSAGAALNEVQAKEVAVILMIMIGAMMEAGLMLAPVVLWPLMVVCLPKDSSPSSFRPRPRKAALPNSRRRLAV comes from the coding sequence ATGAGTTACGGCCCTTCTTATGCTCCAGACGGAGAAATCGATCTGACGCAATACGCCGCGAGGCCGCGTCGTGGCATCAAGAAAGAGACGCTGGTCCGCGGGCTCCTCACGGTCATGCTCTATGTCACGCTCTTGCGGGCAACCGCCATGTGGTATGGCTACCCATCAGTTTTCGATGAAGATGCCGCTGTGGATCCGCTTCCGCAGAAGCTGATGCTATACTCGCTGATTCCGATGATCGGCCTCTACTTCTTCCTGGAGCCAAATCGATTTCTTTCCTATTTTCGGAGAATCCCGGTCCTCGTCATCGTTGTCGCCGGCTTTTCACTGATATCCATTGCCTTGTCGATTAGTTTTGGCGCATCCGCGCGCGGCATCGCCGCCGTGGCGATATTGACGATCGGCCCACTCCTCTACAGACATCGCTACGGCAGTGTCGAAACGTTCAGGCTGCTTCAAAACTTCGCCATCGTCGCAGCCTTTGCCAACGTCTTATATATAATTGCCTTTCCGCGTTTTGCCATCATGGGTGGCTCCTATGCCGGGATGGTCAAAGGGCTATTTTATCATAAAAACACGATGGGACAGTTCTTTGCCGTCGCGTTCATTGTCGTGATTTCGATTGGGCTGCCGCCCTCCAGGCTTCGATATCGGACGTTGTTTCGCTGGGCAGCTTTGTTGCTGATGCTTTTGCTGGTCGCCGTCTCGCGCTCGTCGACAGCCGTTGTCATGTTGGCAATGGGCCTTGCGACGCTCGCTGGTCTGAAGATGATGTTCAAGATCGGCAACTCCGGCGTGCGATCGTTCTTTCTGTTGTTTCTCTGCCTCGTGCTCGGCTTTATGGGCGCTTCCGCCTATCTCGGTGCTGCGCAGTTGATTGCTGATGCCTTCGGCAAGGATTTGACATTCTCCGGACGAACGAACATCTGGGAGCAGTTGATTCCACTTATCTATGCCAACCCTATTTTTGGATATGGTTTCGCTCTGTTTCGACAACCAGATATCATGGAGCAATTCGTACACGTAACGTTCGATGCACGATCGACGCATAACACCTATCTGGAACTCGCGCTTAATATCGGAGTGCCAGGAACGGTGGCCTGGGTTGTGTTTTTGTTCAAGCGCCTCGGGCAACGGATTACCACCGTCTCGGCAGGCGCGGCGCTGAACGAAGTTCAAGCGAAAGAAGTCGCGGTCATCCTTATGATTATGATCGGCGCAATGATGGAGGCTGGCCTGATGTTGGCCCCCGTCGTACTTTGGCCGCTGATGGTGGTATGTTTGCCTAAAGATTCTTCGCCCAGTTCCTTCAGGCCCAGGCCGAGAAAGGCAGCCCTGCCGAATTCTCGTCGAAGACTGGCGGTATGA
- a CDS encoding HlyD family type I secretion periplasmic adaptor subunit, protein MTKVTSESKRSLHRHVMVVGALSIALVCGIGGWAATTELSSAVIGEGVVVVDGDVKKIQHLTGGIVSELLVAENDHVTAGQVLIRLDGTTTKAQLSIVESTLAQLYARRARLKAERIGAESFEVEENISDLTSSTSAQKLLDGEQKLFDSRRSALVGMKSQLASRKDQLAEQIKGLVVQINATNDSLGLIEQELEGVDTLYKKGLVTLQRLNQLKRARADLQGNSGQEIAAKAEAEGKSIELDRQTIQLDEDRRSEIAKDLTDVEAQIAEYEERRGTALDQLHRLDITAPLSGRVHELAVHTVNGVIDPGQTLMLVVPENDDLTVEAKVATRDIDQIHVSQSVDVRFSAFDQRTTPDVSGEITSIAPDIVRDERTGISYYPVRVKPKPESLAKLKSIKLYPGMPAEVFIKIGDRTVISYLTKPLTDQMQHVFREE, encoded by the coding sequence TTGACTAAAGTCACTAGTGAATCGAAGCGCTCGCTCCATCGCCATGTCATGGTTGTCGGGGCCCTGTCTATCGCACTCGTTTGCGGCATTGGCGGCTGGGCGGCGACGACCGAACTTTCGAGCGCCGTCATCGGCGAGGGCGTCGTCGTCGTCGATGGCGATGTCAAGAAGATCCAGCACCTGACCGGCGGTATCGTGTCAGAGCTCTTGGTCGCCGAGAACGACCATGTGACGGCTGGCCAAGTCCTGATACGGCTCGATGGGACGACGACGAAGGCCCAGCTTTCGATCGTCGAGAGCACGCTCGCGCAGCTCTATGCGCGCCGTGCCCGTCTCAAAGCGGAACGGATCGGCGCCGAATCCTTCGAGGTCGAGGAAAATATCAGCGATCTGACATCCAGCACGTCGGCGCAGAAGCTGCTCGACGGCGAGCAGAAGCTGTTCGACAGCCGCAGGTCGGCACTTGTGGGCATGAAGAGCCAGCTGGCGTCGCGCAAGGATCAGTTGGCCGAGCAGATCAAAGGTTTGGTCGTTCAGATCAACGCGACCAATGATTCCCTCGGCCTGATCGAACAGGAACTTGAAGGCGTCGATACTCTTTACAAGAAAGGTCTCGTCACGCTTCAGCGTTTGAATCAGCTGAAGCGCGCACGCGCCGATCTCCAGGGTAACAGCGGCCAGGAAATCGCGGCCAAGGCCGAGGCCGAAGGTAAGTCGATCGAGCTCGACCGTCAGACAATCCAGCTGGATGAGGATCGTCGTTCGGAGATCGCCAAGGACCTGACCGACGTCGAAGCACAGATCGCCGAATATGAAGAGCGGCGTGGAACTGCGCTCGATCAGCTCCACCGTCTCGACATTACCGCGCCATTGAGCGGGCGGGTTCACGAGCTTGCGGTTCACACGGTCAACGGCGTCATCGATCCCGGTCAGACACTGATGCTCGTCGTTCCCGAAAATGACGATCTTACGGTCGAGGCGAAGGTCGCGACCCGCGACATCGACCAGATTCACGTCAGCCAATCCGTCGATGTCAGGTTCAGCGCCTTCGATCAGCGTACGACGCCTGATGTGAGCGGCGAGATCACCTCGATTGCGCCGGATATCGTCCGGGATGAGCGGACGGGCATCAGCTACTATCCCGTTCGTGTCAAGCCGAAGCCTGAAAGCCTGGCGAAGCTGAAGTCGATCAAGCTCTATCCGGGCATGCCGGCCGAAGTCTTCATCAAGATCGGCGACAGGACCGTTATCTCCTATCTCACGAAACCGCTGACCGATCAGATGCAGCACGTATTCCGCGAGGAGTGA